The following are encoded in a window of Callithrix jacchus isolate 240 chromosome 9, calJac240_pri, whole genome shotgun sequence genomic DNA:
- the DAZAP2 gene encoding DAZ-associated protein 2 isoform X1: protein MNSKGQYPTQPTYPVQPPGNPVYPQTLHLPQAPPYTDAPPAYSELYRPSFVHPGAATVPTMSAAFPGASLYLPMAQSVAVGPLGSTIPMAYYPVGPIYPPGSTVLVEGGYDAGARFGAGATAGNIPPPPPGCPPNAAQLAVMQGANVLVTQRKGNFFMGGSDGGYTIW, encoded by the exons ATGAACAGCAAAG GTCAATATCCAACACAGCCAACCTACCCTGTGCAGCCTCCTGGGAATCCAGTATATCCTCAGACCTTGCATCTTCCTCAGGCTCCACCCTATACTGATGCTCCACCTGCCTACTCAGAG CTCTATCGTCCGAGCTTTGTGCACCCAGGGGCTGCCACGGTCCCCACCATGTCGGCCGCATTTCCTGGAGCCTCTCTGTATCTTCCCATGGCCCAGTCTGTGGCTGTTGGGCCTTTAGGTTCCACAATCCCCATGGCTTATTATCCAGTCGGTCCCATCTATCCACCTGGCTCTACAGTGCTGGTGGAAGGAGGGTATGATGCAGGTGCCAGATTCGGAGCTGGGGCTACTGCTGGCAACATTCCT cctccacctcctggatgcCCTCCCAATGCTGCTCAGCTTGCAGTCATGCAGGGAGCCAACGTCCTCGTAACTCAGCGGAAGGGGAACTTCTTCATGGGTGGTTCAGATGGTGGCTACACCATCTGGTGA
- the DAZAP2 gene encoding DAZ-associated protein 2 isoform X2, whose protein sequence is MNSKGQYPTQPTYPVQPPGNPVYPQTLHLPQAPPYTDAPPAYSELYRPSFVHPGAATVPTMSAAFPGASLYLPMAQSVAVGPLGSTIPMAYYPVGPIYPPASTSWMPSQCCSACSHAGSQRPRNSAEGELLHGWFRWWLHHLVRNQGHLCAGKDIIYLQHFSQCNCFSHINLKLQFRHMLLGCLSGAQTFRHFSNLIRNHVMVAVPP, encoded by the exons ATGAACAGCAAAG GTCAATATCCAACACAGCCAACCTACCCTGTGCAGCCTCCTGGGAATCCAGTATATCCTCAGACCTTGCATCTTCCTCAGGCTCCACCCTATACTGATGCTCCACCTGCCTACTCAGAG CTCTATCGTCCGAGCTTTGTGCACCCAGGGGCTGCCACGGTCCCCACCATGTCGGCCGCATTTCCTGGAGCCTCTCTGTATCTTCCCATGGCCCAGTCTGTGGCTGTTGGGCCTTTAGGTTCCACAATCCCCATGGCTTATTATCCAGTCGGTCCCATCTATCCACCTG cctccacctcctggatgcCCTCCCAATGCTGCTCAGCTTGCAGTCATGCAGGGAGCCAACGTCCTCGTAACTCAGCGGAAGGGGAACTTCTTCATGGGTGGTTCAGATGGTGGCTACACCATCTGGTGAGGAACCAAGGCCACCTTTGTGCCGGGAAAGACATCATATACCTTCAGCACTTCTCACAATGTAACTGCTTTAGTCATATTAACCTCAAGTTGCAGTTTAGACACATGTTGTTGGGGTGTCTTTCTGGTGCCCAAACTTTCAGGCACTTTTCAAATTTAATAAGGAACCATGTAATGGTAGCAGTACCTCCCTAA